The following are from one region of the Mauremys reevesii isolate NIE-2019 linkage group 2, ASM1616193v1, whole genome shotgun sequence genome:
- the COLQ gene encoding acetylcholinesterase collagenic tail peptide isoform X3, with the protein MVVLSLIALGFYLQLFFCFVLSHTSFIDSVFPVSSDLPCLEQKKRINNRACCLLAPPPPPLFPPPYFKQGWDSKLLTLDMKNVCQELQITQVSREPEFDCPSGPPGPQGPQGIPGVMGPKGEKGEIGRPGRKGRPGPPGVPGMPGPIGWPGPMGPKGEKGDLGVMGLQGTRGPIGSKGYPGSRGEKGARGERGDKGLKGDKGYIGFPGMLGQKGEMGPKGEPGVPGHRGPIGRPGKRGKQGQKGDIGPAGIMGPPGRPGPSGQPGPPGPSVSGQLAIGPKGERGLPGPPGRCLCKPPQNVNIPPYEESVIGHSYPKVPAIFVVNNQEELDRLNTENALAFRRDQRSLYFKDTIGWLPIQRMAAPVEMASSRMGKNVMMAILL; encoded by the exons ACCTCCCTTGCTTGGAACAGAAGAAACGAATTAATAACAGAGCATGCTGTCTCCTTGCCCCTCCTCCACCGCCGTTATTTCCACCACCGTATTTCAAACAGGGCTGGGATTCT aaGCTGCTTACCCTTGATATGAAAAATGTATGTCAAGAGCTTCAGATAACACAAGTGTCACGTGAACCAGAATTTGATTGCCCTTCAGGACCTCCTGGCCCCCAG GGCCCACAAGGAATTCCTGGTGTGATGGGACCAAAAGGGGAAAAA GGGGAAATTGGCAGACCAGGAAGAAAG GGTAGACCAGGTCCTCCAGGTGTCCCCGGAATGCCAGGACCAATTGGATGGCCTGGGCCAATGGGACCTAAG GGTGAAAAGGGGGATTTGGGTGTGATGGGATTGCAAGGTACAAGAGGACCAATTGGCTCAAAG gGTTACCCTGGAAGTAGAGGAGAAAAG ggagccagaggagagagggGTGACAAAGGCCTCAAAGGAGACAAG GGGTATATAGGTTTCCCTGGAATGCTGGGGCAGAAA GGAGAAATGGGTCCAAAGGGAGAACCTGGAGTGCCTGGGCACAGAGGACCTATTGGAAGACCAGGAAAACGAGGCAAACAA GGACAAAAGGGAGATATTGGACCTGCTGGAATTATGGGTCCACCTGGCAGGCCTGGTCCTTCGGGTCAACCAGGTCCACCAGGACCTTCAGTATCAG GACAATTAGCAATAGGACCAAAAGGGGAAAGAGGGCTTCCAGGGCCTCCAGGGAGATGTCTCTGCAAACCCCCACAAAATGTGAATATCCCACCATATGAGGAATCCGTGATTGGACACAGCTATCCAAAAGTCCCTGCG ATTTTTGTGGTGAACAATCAGGAGGAGTTGGACCGGCTGAACACTGAAAATGCTTTAGCCTTTCGAAGAGATCAGAGATCTCTGTATTTCAAGGATACCATTGGATGGCTTCCAATCCAG AGGATGGCAGCACCTGTGGAGATGGCATCATCCAGGATGGGGAAGAATGTGATGATGGCAATACTATTGTGA